One segment of Stomatobaculum sp. F0698 DNA contains the following:
- a CDS encoding response regulator transcription factor, translated as MNNETIKILIADDEARMRALVRDYLRVKGYQVLEAENGAEALSVFEREPDIALVLLDVMMPELDGFETLKELRRISEVPVLMLTARSEERDELRGFSLGADEYIAKPFSPKVLMARVEAVLKRTAANPEGIVLETAGIRLDERAHEVSVDGKNIDLSFKEFELLRYFLENKGIALSREKILNHVWNYDYFGDARTIDTHVKKLRAKMGEKGAYIRTIWGMGYKFEPEEA; from the coding sequence GTGAACAACGAAACGATTAAGATTTTGATTGCGGACGATGAGGCGCGCATGCGCGCCCTCGTCCGCGATTATCTGCGGGTCAAGGGCTATCAGGTTCTGGAGGCGGAGAACGGCGCGGAGGCGCTTTCGGTCTTCGAGCGGGAGCCTGACATTGCCCTCGTGCTCTTGGATGTCATGATGCCGGAACTGGACGGCTTCGAGACCTTGAAGGAACTGCGCCGCATTTCGGAGGTGCCGGTGCTCATGCTGACCGCGCGCAGCGAGGAGAGGGATGAGCTTCGCGGCTTTTCGCTCGGCGCGGACGAATACATCGCAAAGCCCTTCAGCCCGAAGGTGCTCATGGCGCGCGTCGAGGCTGTTTTAAAGCGCACTGCGGCGAATCCGGAGGGCATCGTGCTGGAGACCGCCGGCATACGGCTCGATGAGCGCGCCCATGAAGTCAGCGTGGACGGAAAGAACATAGACTTAAGCTTTAAGGAATTCGAATTGCTCCGCTACTTCCTCGAAAATAAGGGGATCGCACTCTCGCGGGAAAAGATTCTGAACCATGTCTGGAATTACGACTACTTCGGCGATGCGCGCACCATCGACACGCATGTGAAGAAACTCAGGGCCAAGATGGGAGAGAAGGGCGCGTATATCCGCACCATCTGGGGCATGGGCTATAAATTCGAGCCGGAGGAGGCGTGA
- a CDS encoding sensor histidine kinase: protein MKHSIRLRFTALIFLVLALLMAGLLLMNSFGLERFYRRQKVRDLEYAYRELDALAMAKGAASTDVEDLLRSYSSHYNIMVAIVDSANSKLLQSSENGKSRLYKRVQRYLFQQGEDSKTVVLKRSENYTIVQAYDEGSQSANIDCFAYLSDNQTLLLMTTPVANLKESVRLANRFLFYVGALTLLFGVFLVWGMTSRITGPIRSLAALSEKLGHMDFSERYRGQNEDEIGVLGKNMNSMAGQLERAILDLKEANRKLRDDLARKEEIDEMRREFIANVSHELKTPIALIQGYAEGLADGLCEEKEMREQYLGVILDEAERMNKLVRQLLTLSQLESEHPDLNLEVFDLRESAESVLRKTQVLAEESGAKSSLLAPKEALLVRADAFRIDEVLMNYVSNAYHHVSEGGEVSLRLRVDGDRAHCEVFNSGKPIPEADLERVFEKFYKVDKAHTRKYGGSGIGLSIVRAIMTQHNMPCGVRNVENGVVFWFELPLAAT, encoded by the coding sequence GTGAAACACTCGATACGCCTGCGCTTTACGGCGCTGATTTTTCTGGTGCTCGCGCTGCTCATGGCGGGCCTGCTCCTAATGAACAGCTTCGGCCTGGAGCGCTTTTACCGCAGGCAGAAGGTAAGAGATTTGGAGTACGCCTACCGAGAACTCGATGCGCTCGCCATGGCGAAGGGCGCAGCGTCAACGGATGTAGAGGACTTACTCCGCTCCTACAGCAGTCACTATAACATCATGGTGGCAATCGTGGACTCGGCGAATTCAAAGCTCTTACAGAGCAGCGAGAACGGGAAGAGCCGACTCTACAAGCGGGTGCAGCGCTATCTCTTCCAACAGGGAGAAGACAGCAAGACTGTGGTGCTGAAGCGAAGCGAGAACTACACCATTGTGCAGGCTTACGACGAGGGCAGCCAGAGTGCGAACATAGACTGTTTCGCCTATCTCTCGGACAACCAGACCCTGCTGCTCATGACCACGCCGGTTGCGAATCTCAAGGAGAGTGTGCGGCTCGCAAACCGCTTTCTCTTCTATGTGGGTGCGCTGACCCTCTTGTTCGGCGTCTTTTTGGTCTGGGGCATGACCTCCCGCATTACGGGTCCCATACGATCGCTCGCGGCCCTCTCCGAAAAACTGGGACACATGGATTTTTCGGAGCGCTACCGCGGACAGAACGAGGATGAAATCGGCGTGCTCGGCAAAAACATGAACAGCATGGCGGGACAGCTGGAGCGGGCCATACTGGACTTAAAGGAAGCGAACCGAAAGCTGCGCGACGACCTTGCGCGCAAGGAAGAAATCGATGAGATGCGGCGGGAGTTTATCGCGAATGTCTCGCATGAGCTGAAAACCCCGATTGCCCTGATACAGGGCTATGCGGAGGGACTTGCGGACGGGCTCTGCGAGGAGAAAGAGATGCGGGAACAGTATCTCGGTGTGATACTCGACGAGGCGGAACGCATGAACAAGCTGGTGCGCCAGTTACTCACGCTCTCGCAGCTGGAATCCGAGCACCCGGACCTGAATCTCGAGGTGTTTGACCTCCGGGAGAGCGCCGAGAGCGTGCTCCGGAAAACGCAGGTGCTCGCCGAGGAGAGCGGGGCGAAGAGTTCGCTGCTCGCGCCGAAGGAAGCTCTCCTGGTGCGCGCGGATGCCTTTCGCATCGACGAAGTACTCATGAACTATGTGAGCAATGCGTATCATCATGTGAGCGAGGGCGGTGAGGTCAGCTTGCGCCTCCGTGTCGACGGCGATCGGGCGCACTGCGAGGTCTTTAACAGCGGAAAGCCGATTCCCGAGGCCGATTTGGAGCGGGTGTTTGAGAAGTTCTACAAGGTGGACAAGGCGCACACACGGAAGTACGGCGGGAGCGGGATCGGTCTCTCGATTGTGCGTGCGATCATGACCCAGCACAATATGCCCTGCGGTGTGCGAAACGTCGAGAACGGCGTGGTGTTCTGGTTTGAACTGCCGCTCGCCGCGACATGA